A genomic window from Canis lupus dingo isolate Sandy chromosome 13, ASM325472v2, whole genome shotgun sequence includes:
- the LOC118355030 gene encoding ral guanine nucleotide dissociation stimulator-like → MSSCCCPTLSCSGLWRVQSERCSRSCRRQLGPLLRRFCLCGRRPQQSCTQEVLEEMVSGFNYSSSLDNDLVLPTNRDRCCSEQSTLSVSEARTMLTLREGRMDDFLQSLVPSFQDRSLIINPVLSCLYQVFTTAQRVLGQQFSSTLSPISGTWPDRNLQDTWPSLHRACFDVQESWVQANLYALYCHAPIIVMPRQLLQLTEADAESEVPAPRLLPASPPSAPPDLKQELVPSSRVPGPELQSVPPPAFVGPDTPSLSTKTEPPPAPEATCHWGTPAHQRHEEQPGLMAFPPKLVAEQLTSIDADLFKKVQPQQCLGSIWSKRNEPGYEHRTCTVSATVTQFNNVANCVITTCLGNARMTARDRAEVVEHWIKVAKACRTLRNYSSLHAILSALQSVSIHRLKNTWAKVSRKKIQAFEKLCSQDNPQSRNLLLKVVWEVLG, encoded by the exons ATGTCCTCTTGCTGTTGTCCTACTTTGAGTTGCTCTGGGCTCTGGAGAGTCCAGAGTGAGAGATGTTCACGTAGCTGTCGACGTCAGCTCGGCCCTCTTCTCCGACGTTTCTGCTTATGTGGCAGGAgacctcaacag AGCTGCACCCAGGAGGTCTTGGAAGAGATGGTCTCTGGCTTCAACTATTCCAGCTCCCTAGACAATGATCTGGTGCTCCCGACAAACAGGGATCGGTGCTGCTCTGAG CAATCAACCCTATCCGTGAGTGAGGCCAGGACCATGCTGACGCTCAGAGAAGGGAGAATGGATGATTTTCTACAGTCCTTGGTGCCATCCTTCCAGGACAGAAGCCTCATCATCAACCCAGTCCTTTCTTGTCTCTACCAAGTGTTCACCACAGCCCAACGAGTCCTGGGCCAGCAATTCTCTAG CACCCTCTCTCCCATCTCGGGGACCTGGCCTGACCGCAATCTGCAGGACACCTGGCCGTCCCTGCACCGGGCCTGCTTCGATGTACAGGAGTCCTGGGTGCAGGCAAACCTGTATGCCCTGTATTGCCATGCCCCCATTATCGTGATGCCACGGCAACTTCTGCAGCTCACGGAGGCAGACGCAGAGTCAGAGG TGCCAGCTCCACGGCTCCTTCCGGCGTCTCCTCCGTCGGCTCCTCCAGACCTGAAACAAGAGCTGGTGCCTTCCTCACGTGTACCGGGTCCTGAACTGCAGTCAGTTCCACCACCAGCCTTCGTGGGGCCTGACACTCCTTCCCTAAGCACAAAGACGGAgccacctccagccccagaggCCACCTGCCACTGGGGAACCCCCGCGCACCAGCGGCATGAGGAGCAGCCTGGGCTCATGGCCTTCCCTCCCAAGCTGGTGGCAGAGCAGTTGACCTCCATAGACGCG GATCTTTTCAAGAAGGTGCAGCCCCAACAGTGCCTGGGCTCCATCTGGTCCAAGAGAAATGAGCCTGGATATGAGCACCGGACATGCACAGTCAGTGCCACCGTCACCCAGTTCAACAACGTGGCCAACTGCGTCATCACCACCTGCCTTGGCAACGCACGCATGACGGCCCGGGACAGGGCGGAGGTGGTGGAGCACTGGATCAAGGTGGCCAAG GCCTGCCGAACCTTACGGAACTACTCCTCCCTGCACGCCATCCTCTCGGCTCTGCAGAGTGTCTCAATTCACCGCCTGAAGAACACATGGGCCAAAGTTTCCAG gAAGAAGATTCAAGCATTTGAAAAACTGTGCTCCCAGGACAATCCCCAgagcaggaacctgcttctcaagGTAGTATGGGAGGTGTTGGGATAG